The Cucurbita pepo subsp. pepo cultivar mu-cu-16 chromosome LG18, ASM280686v2, whole genome shotgun sequence nucleotide sequence GCATTTGTAAGTAAAAGCACACACTTCACTGGCCTtcatgtttttgaattttcctaACAGGACCGACGGTAACAGTAATTCTTAGATAACTAGGAAAAGAAGTGCCAAATTTTATGCATTACATTAGTTTTGACTCTCCCCAGGCCTTCCTAAAGCATCTCAATGGCAAACCAAACGCTGAATTTTCCCATGCAATGGATATGATCATTCTCTCTGGCTGATTGCTGATCATCATCTTCTTGCTGTTTTCTTTCTGAAATTGGAGAAAGTTGGAGGAATGGAAAAACCTACAAATGGAAAACGCCCTAtacaaaaacaacaatcaCAACTTGGTCCAGGCGAATGCCACCGGGCTTCTAACTTGGTGTTGGTCATTGCTCCAAGCAATCGATCCAAACCCATATCTCGTGGTTCGAGCAGCGTCCCTGCTCGCCACGAATGTAACAGTGTACCTCTTCCTCTCCCCAACTTTAGAGAACACAAGCTTTGAAGGTTTCACCGTCACCTTCACAACCGACGGTGCAGTAGTAGCCACTTCATAAACTGACCCTGCAGCCCCAACATTGGTAACTATACGAGTGTACCGAACAACCCTCTTGCTCCCAAACACAACTGAAAATGAAGGGTAGTTTAGTTGCCCTGGGTCAGCAAACTTTTTCGAGCAGGTTATGTTCGATCGCTTCGCAATTGCCTGAACATGATCGATACCATAGTCCAAGGAGCacaaaaaagtaatataatcATTGGTCGAGATGTCGTATACAAGACCGGGGGAGAGGGCTTTGTGAGGATCGACATGGCCAGCTCCATGAGCCCATGGATTGGAAAACATGCCTCCGGCGGCATCCCGGAGAGATGAGTTGGTGTTGTCCTGCGTGTAGGCAGTGGTCATTAATGCAGATTTGATTGCGCTTGGACTCCATGATGGATGAGCTGCCTTCAGCAACGCCGCCAGCCCACTTATGTGCGGGCAAGACATGGATGTTCCTACATACATAGCAGAAGATTTATCAGGCCACTGTGGACCAGAGAAGTTGGGATAGAGCCAGCCATTCAGAATCGGGACATACCTGACATGATATTGAACTGTGTTTTCCTCTTATCGTTGTCCAATCCAGTAGGCCCGATGGACTCGGACCAGGCGGCCAGGATGTTAACGCCAGGCCCTATAACGTCCGGCTTAAGGATTTGTGGCGTTACCAAGTTGGGTCCTCTGGAACTAAAGGCCGCCACCACTGGAGATGGGCGCACGTTCAGAACTGTCCCACCAAAGCTCAGCACGGCCGTCGGCTTCGCTACTGACCGTACATACTGCCGGATCAAGTCGCCGGTTTTCGCCCCAACCGCCACGGCCGGCAGTAAGTGACTGTCAGCCACCAGTTCTTCCCCACTGGCTGCCGTGTTTGCCAGAATCATCCCAATACCACCTGCATCTCGCACCACCCCTCCCTTCTCTACTCTGGCGTTGATTCCCCTGTCGCAGATTACCACCTTCCCCCGAACAAACGCCGGCTCAAGAGATCCGGGTAAGCACATGTTGCTGGAGCTGTTGCTTCCTTTGTTGTACACCAAAGCCACCGGTTTATTTCCCATTCCTTGGCCACTGTAGAGTGACACTCCAGTGAACCGCTTGCCATTTCCGAGTTGGACATAAGCTGGGAAGTCTCGGTCCAGAGTTCCGGCTCCGACTGTCATGATCCAGGGGGCCACATTAGCCAGAGACGCCTTGTTGGGCCCACTGTTTCCAGCTGAGCACGAAACGAAAACCCCCTTCTCCATGGCCGCAAATGCTCCGATTGCTATTGTATCCCTGTAATACGGTGCAGAGCCACCACCCAAAGAGAGTGATAGCACATCGACGCCGTCAGATATTGCCCGATCCATACCGGCAAGAATGTCAGATCCAAAGCAACCAGTGGGCCAACAGGTCTTGTAAGCGGCAACTCTTGCTTGAGGAGCCATTCCCCTAGCTATGCCTCTAGCATACCCAAGTAAGCTCGCGTTAGCCACATGCGACCCAGCAGCCGTGCTCGCAGTGTGCGTGCCGTGCCCATCCTGGTCACGAGGCGACTCATTCTCTCTGGATTTTCTGAAGTACCCACCACCGGAAGCCATTTGATAACCCTTCGAGAAGCTGCGTGCTCCGATTAGTTTCTTGTTACAGAGAGAAGGGCTGAAATCGGGTCCCGATTCACATTCTCCACGCCACCGTGATGGGATCTCCGGCATCCCGGTGTCATCAAAGCTCTTCGACTCCGGCCAAATCCCGGTATCGAGAACCCCAATGATGACATCATGAGAAGCCTGGTCGAGATCCTGAGTGTTGTGACCTTCCCACAAGCCGAAATCGGAGTCGAGGCCGAGGAAACCCGGAGTGCGAGTTGTGTGAAGATTGTAAACAGTGTCTTCATAGACACCCAGAACTGAATCGGATTGGCGGAGCAATTCGGCTTCATCTGGGTCAAGAGAAGCAGCGAAGCCATGGTAGGCGGAGGTGTAGGTGTAGAGAAGGGAATCGGAGGTAGCAGAGGAGGACAGAGATTGGAGATGGGCAGAGTACCAGTCATGGTGGGTGAGATAATCAGATGGCAGAGCATGATGTTTCATGCGAACAATGTAGGTTCTCTTGGCATTGACAAAGAcacaaggaagaagaagaagaagaagaaagtaagCAACGAGTAAACTAGCCATGGACCCCATGGGagggaaggaaggaaggaagagtGAAGAAATCTCACTTAAAGCTAAGCATATAAGCAAGCAGAGAGAGCTGAGAAGGAGAGGAATGGCCAAACACAACTCCCTAAACAAAGCTGACTGTCAAACCAAGAAGGGGTAGAGAAGGACAGTGCAAGGACCAGTGTCTGGTTTATATAGCAAGGTAAAGTTCCAAACAAGGCTGCCATTTCCCTTTTATTACATAAACACCACCCAtgatttcttcctccaaaatGGCCCTACTTTTTAGGCTTTCGGTTCCCATGCTCATGAGTAAAGGAAATTGTGACATCCCAAACGGTCTGCTGTGGAGTAGAACGAAAGAGCGTGGAAATTTTTTCTTAGtaaactcattttaaaaactttgaggagaagttagaaaagaaaaactcaaaaacgACAATATCTAACGGTAATAAGCTtaggtcattacaaatggtattaggcCAAAAAATCGGGCAATGTTCTAGCGAAAAGGGCTCGCTTCAAAGGAGAGTGGACACAAGACagtgtaccagcaaggacgttgagcccctaaataggtggattgtgagatccaatcAGGCAATGTTCTAGCGAAAAGGCCGAACCTTAAAAGGGAGTGGACACAGACAGcgtaccagcaaggacgctatgCCCCTAAAaatgtggattgtgagatctcacatcgattggagagtaAAACGAAAATTCTCCTTTAAGATCCgtcaacttctctctagtatttttaaaattttgataggaTGTTACCAAAAAAGAGGTCATTTTTGGAAGAAGACAGCCTACTCCAGGAGGAAAAAAGCCCACAAAATGTGCTCTTCCTCACGGGTTTAGCTTGTTTTGAAGTAACCCGTGAATGAGAATTTTGTATTGTACCTCAGATGACAGATTTTGGAAACACTGAGACTGTGAGGTTTATATGTGCAATTTTGTCTTTCCTTTCATATGAATGAATGGCTACTAAATCACATCTCTGAATCATTTATTTACCaacatgaaaataatacttCAAAGGTAAGAATTGAGATTTGAGTAAGCATTaaatctcctcctcctcctcctcctcctcctcctattccttttcttctctctgttCTTATTTCCCACACCATGACAAACCCACCTCCCCAGCTGGAAAACGCGTTAAGTTTTGTCATTgctcattttttcttcttttttttttttttccaggtaTTGCAGTGAAAATACTTAAGGGTTGTGTTCACATGGAAGTGGGAGTGGCTGAAATTGCTGACTATGAAAATTGCACACTAAGTGTTCGACAAAATGCCAATGAGACCGAGAAGAGGACAATTTGGTGGCATTTTGGGGGAAGTGACGAGAGGAGGGAGGGAGGGGCTGTTTGGGGAAAGTAaaaaaggggtggacacggCAGTCAATAAGGAAAAGGGCAGATACCAAGATTGATAAATGCATGGGAGAAAGAGCCAAAATGGGtctcttttttaaaacaaaattgagaTAAGAGGGCAGCACAACACACACACCATTTGCGTAAGGTAACGGCTACATATCGTGCTTTTTTGACTGAAACCATGCGCTGGTGGCCGTTGTGGGAATGCGATGGGACTTGCGTAGTATTCAACATAGCCAGCCCAACAAAAGGTAAAAGGAACTAGTGTTTATGTTATCTTAGTATTAGAAATTTGAGCATTTGAATCAGCcaaattgaatgaaaagagTATATGTTGCTTATAGTACTAGAAATTTGAGCGGGTCGAACTGAATGAAAGGAGTATATCTTGCTTGTAGTActagaaatttgaatgagtTGGACTGGATTGAAGTAGTATATGCTACTTGTAGTACTAGAAATTTGAACTGGTAGGACTGAATGGAAGGAGTATATACAACTTGTAGTACTAGAATTTGAACCGATCAAACTAAATGGAATGAGCATATACTACTTGTAGTACTAGAAATTTGAACGGGTAGGACTAAATGGAAGGAGTATACACGACCTGTAGTACTAGAAATTTGAATAGGTCAAACTGAATGGAAGGAGTATGTACTACCATAGTtctgtaacagttcaagtccaccgctagcagatattgtcctcattcggctttcccttctaggctttcccttaaagttgtaaaacacgtctactaggaagaggatTCCGCACCTtcataagaaatatttcgtttccttaggtttttccttctaagttttccctcaaagt carries:
- the LOC111780105 gene encoding subtilisin-like protease SBT1.8, whose translation is MGSMASLLVAYFLLLLLLPCVFVNAKRTYIVRMKHHALPSDYLTHHDWYSAHLQSLSSSATSDSLLYTYTSAYHGFAASLDPDEAELLRQSDSVLGVYEDTVYNLHTTRTPGFLGLDSDFGLWEGHNTQDLDQASHDVIIGVLDTGIWPESKSFDDTGMPEIPSRWRGECESGPDFSPSLCNKKLIGARSFSKGYQMASGGGYFRKSRENESPRDQDGHGTHTASTAAGSHVANASLLGYARGIARGMAPQARVAAYKTCWPTGCFGSDILAGMDRAISDGVDVLSLSLGGGSAPYYRDTIAIGAFAAMEKGVFVSCSAGNSGPNKASLANVAPWIMTVGAGTLDRDFPAYVQLGNGKRFTGVSLYSGQGMGNKPVALVYNKGSNSSSNMCLPGSLEPAFVRGKVVICDRGINARVEKGGVVRDAGGIGMILANTAASGEELVADSHLLPAVAVGAKTGDLIRQYVRSVAKPTAVLSFGGTVLNVRPSPVVAAFSSRGPNLVTPQILKPDVIGPGVNILAAWSESIGPTGLDNDKRKTQFNIMSGTSMSCPHISGLAALLKAAHPSWSPSAIKSALMTTAYTQDNTNSSLRDAAGGMFSNPWAHGAGHVDPHKALSPGLVYDISTNDYITFLCSLDYGIDHVQAIAKRSNITCSKKFADPGQLNYPSFSVVFGSKRVVRYTRIVTNVGAAGSVYEVATTAPSVVKVTVKPSKLVFSKVGERKRYTVTFVASRDAARTTRYGFGSIAWSNDQHQVRSPVAFAWTKL